From the genome of Megachile rotundata isolate GNS110a chromosome 3, iyMegRotu1, whole genome shotgun sequence:
GTTGCGTAGAGGGGGGGCAGAGGAGGAGTTGGGTGCTAGGTGGAAGCCGATGGAAGGGGAAAACGATGTCGAGCAACCGAACTTGACCCTTGCTGGATCTGCATTTTCGTCGGTTTGCTTAGCAAACAGAAAATATTGAGCTTTTAATTTCATGCGAAATTATTCATtaccaaattattatttatgaaaaaagattCGATCACGCGATAAAGGCATTCGACAGACTTAACTCGATGTTAATATCAGTATTTATATATGAACTTTCGCTGTGTTTTAACGAAAGGAATGTTGTACCGGTATTCCGTTATGAGCACCAAGGAATTTCTTCTTGCTACATtcataaattgcattttttgtAACATACACGTGAAACTGTTCACATACATTGTTAACCGCAAAATTTTCAATACTTTCCCacacaaattcaattttctgtaTTTCAACCTTCGTTCAAAAAAGATCAGTTTAAATATTGCGCGTTAAAAAAAGCGCGCCTTTTTTTCAGGAAGCGTCTTCAAAGTTTAAAGCGTGTTTCGGCAACGCGGTAGTTAAACGATACAGATTTTAACACGCTTTTTTGTAATTCtataaaagttttaaaatagGCGCACGTCTTAGAACACAATTCATCTACTGTACCGCTTTTAGTGTCACGTGTTTAGAAACACGTGCGTGAAAGAAGCCTAGAAGAGTAGGTTAGATAGAAGAGCACGAAAACAGCTCTGATAAACGTAACTTGAAACGGAACTTGATAACCACTCATCGTATTTAGAAACCTAACAGTTAGCTGTCGCCAGAACAAAAAGCATTTAGAAACGCATTCATTTTTTCCATTAGCACGTTTCACTATACTTGATATTCCGAGTCAGTTGTGTCTACGAATCGCTTTATGATTTATGGAACTTCCCCTACCTCCTAGCGTGGATGTAGTCGTATAACGTGTAGTGTTACAACACGCAGCGATACAATGCgatggaaatacaatgcgtggcgtgtgttatgacgcgtggcgatataacgcgaggcgatatcatttttatttcgtttgcagtaaaaattataatcaaCTTTTTACATTCACCACGTGCGTAGCTAATTGTTTTTGTAACGTTTATGTAAGTTACGATTAATAGTTCGTAAGGTTATCAGAGTGCAGTTACGTATCAAGTTGTTTTCACATTTCAAGAGATTTCTTTGTACTCCTATTCTTTCAATAAACTCATGAACGCTGAAACGTCTTTTTTATCTACGCCTTCACATTCATACTTATTTCGACGTCGAGACTGCAGTTTcatattaaaacaattatatttcgGATGGAGGCTTCAAGTACATCCGAACTTGCGAGCGactgatttttaaattgaaattatctgCTGATGACCGTGATATTAAACGCCCGCACTGTGTATAAGTAGAACAGATGGTCGTAAGACCATTCGTGTGTCATCACAGTGACTTGTAAAACTTATGTAATATTCCTCATCATTTCAGGAGTTTAGgtaagttaattattaattaaattttaatttattttttaaattatattctttatttttattataacgaaattgtaattaatttttacattccttCTCCTAAAATATAGCGTACAACCTCCTaatatattctttaaaatatttaataaaagagaAGTCGCCATGAATTACAAATGGGACCAGCTTGCCGTTCGCAAAGAACCACCAAAGGCACTTCGAAGCAAATTACAAGTGCCGGTAAAAACTTTAGCAACTCCCGGACCGACTAATTGCTCCAAGAGAGTCCTTCGCTCTCTTCAGAATCAAATTATCGGCCATCTTCAGCCCGAGATCTGTCAGGTAATCCCTTGTTTATTTGCAATCGAAACATCAATACCAATAACCATAGCAATCCAATTTTTCAGATAATGGATGAAATTAAGGCTGGACTGCAATACGTCTTCCAAACAAACAACAGACTTACCTTGGCACTTAGTGCATCAGGACACGGTGGCATGGAGGCGTGTCTAGTTAATATACTCGAACCCGGTGAAACTGTCCTCATCGTCAAATCTGGCATTTGGGGTGAACGTGCAAGTGACATGGCCACTCGAATTGGAGCTAATGTATGCGAAATTATTTGCTATATATAAGTTTCTAAGGCACTTTCAATTCAATGATTATTTGAGTTAAAATGTTATAGATAAGTAGAgttgtgttatattgccatcgatGGAGCTGCAGaagtggaaaattttggaatatagtgGATAAGCTATTGAGCGCggttatacaacgcgtggagatacagcgcaTGAGATACAATTCGTGGTAATATAGCGCGTAGATGATACAAGCGAAGATACAGACATAAGCGATATAATGGATTCAGCACATGAACGATGCAACAAGATCTAATGCATGGTGCAATGAGTAAGGATTAAACGCGCAAAAATCTatcacatggcaatataacattcGTAACTTCCTTTAACATTGAGTTGAAAGTGACAATGTTATCCTATGTTTATCAAAacatattcaatttaaaaattctaggtCGAGCTGATAGAAACGCCACACAACAAGGGCCTCACATTGGATGAACTAGAAGTTGCTTTGGCAAAATATAGACCAGTAGCTGTTTTCATGGTCCAAGCAGAATCCTCCACAGGGTTAAAACAACCACTGGAAGGTTTTGGAGACCTCGTTCACAAGTACTTTTATTTAACTCGAGAAATTATATCAatcgaatcgaaattatatCAATCAAATCGAATATGAATTAAGAAGAAACGATATTTCAGATACGATGCTTTATTCATTGTCGATTGCGTCGCGTCATTGGGCGGCGAGCCGTTCTTCATGGATTCCTGGAACATCGATGTGACTTACACTGCTAGCCAAAAGGTTCTTGGTGCCCCACCTGGATTCGCTCCCATTTCGTTCAGTCCACGGGCAGAGTACGTATATTCGTTTCTTTCGCGGTTTTCTTTTCAACCGCAAATCAAAAGGCACCGGGGAAATGGCCTGAGAATCGGGACTCCGAGTGATCATCTTAGAATATCAATCGCACCTGAGGTCATCATTGTGACTCGTGTGGCCTACTCGTTCTACCAGTGATTCATAATGGGAATGTCTGATGAATTCTTATTTGATGACACTCTTTTGGCTTTCTGAATTAAGCAACGCGTTGTCTGTACCTATCACCTGAAGCTTTTACTTTGTATCTTAGAAACTAGATTAATATTAGACCAGTAATTAAGTCATCAGATAATATttgaagaatgtgaaaattattgAAGCTGAAATTCAGATACTTTCAAATCACTTTCAACACTGATACATGTATAACTAGTTAATCAGGTGCACTTTTTAGAAAGACAATCTCTTATAAGTTGAATCTTTGGCTTAGTTGAATAACATATCGATTATTTCATAAAAAGAGTAGCTTTCCCAAACACTAACTTTTGTTCATTATTTGACCGCAGTGCCATTATGTCATCAGgcactttttattaatattttattacctaATTGCAATTTTCTTCACGTCAGACGAAAGCTGTTCCAAAGAAAAACCAAACCAGTCTCCTTCTATTGGGACTTGAGGATCCTCGGCGTTTATTGGAAATGTTTCGATAACGAAGACCGCGTGTATCACCACACGATGAGTGCAACGTTGTTGTACGGTTTAAGAGAAGCATTGGCAGAACTCATTGAAGAGGGTCTCCCAGCATCTTGGGCCAGACACGCGGCTGCAGCTGCCAGATTCAGGAAGGGTCTTGAATTACGAGGGCTTCGATGTTACGTGCAAATTCCACAGTATCAATTATCCACCGTGATCTCCATAGAGCTGCCACCTGGCGTCGACGAGAGGATCATTGTGCAGCGAGCCTTGGAGAAGTGAGTCGCGTTCGCAATCACCGCCgcttcattcatttttatttttaatatattcgtTATAATTTCTACATAGATCTCCCtgtatttttgacaaatttgtttaataattgaaagcatagttttactattttctgattgttgttgtcgaAAACATAAGGAGTAGtaatattatagttattacAACTGTTTCAAAGATTATAACCAGTGATATAGTAGTGCAAAGTTTAGAATGTAGTGTAAGGTTCGATTGTACTTGTTGCaatcagaaatttaatttccaatattttactttttaaattcctttgcatgaaactaataattatattatttttccagGTACAAAGTTGAAATCAGCCGAGGTTTAGGACCGACCGTAGGGAAGATTATACGAATCGGATTTTTAGGAATTAATGCGTCACCCAAAGTAGTGGATCTCGTACTACGCGTGCTCGACGAAGGTCTCATACACGCCAAGAAATCAAAGCTGTAAATGATAAAGCGACGTATGTATCTTCTAATAATAAACAACGTTTTATAGTTAAGAACTTTGATTTATCATTGAAATCTTGTGGATGCAAGTAGTATACGGGTTGCATTGCTACAGGCGTCTATCGAATCTTAGAGACCTGTCTCAGTCAATACCGGTTACGCAGACGATTAATCGTGTGTGTTTGTTTATTAATGGAAATACTGAAATCGGCGTACAATTACTTCTAATATAATCATTTgcataaaattcaattatatgATTTATTGCGATAGTTAGCAATATCAACAATTGGTTGTTcgcttctctttctctcgttccCTTTTTTCATTctctcattctctctctctccttccgACTGGCACACCTATGTACGTGCAATCGTACATAACGTAGTTGcaacaattattaattacgaTTTAATTGACAATCGTTTTGGCACAGTACAGAATAACGTTCGATTTCCATGCTCCTTCTATGTCCTCTTTTTGAATAATACAGAATTTGTTTCGcggtttaaaaaaataatttcaatataacgTCTCAAAAAGTATTTTTGGTTCGATTTCACGACATTTCAACGATTATAGCACAATTCATACGAGGCGTTACGTTCGTTAACTCTTGTGTTAGTAACTTCAAGTGTTTCGAAGAATCGAGTGCTTCTaatatgcaaaattatttttccaTCGATTTACTGTTATTAACACAAGGGTTAAATACTGTTTAAACAGTTTCGTATCGATCGCTTcgattgttaattaaaatttcttaaggCACTAGTTCGCGATTCTTACATAATTTACATACATTTACAACTGACGTCGAACAATGTTATCGACCCCAACATACGTGTACAGGCTCCAATGAAATGTATACATGTACGACTATTAATATCAAACATTAACGTTGACGTTCATtcagaacattttttaaaacgtTCATTGAATTACGTGATAATAAAGTGTGTATACACTTCACTGGAACTTTCTGTATATTAGAATACACTCTGCAATATTCTCGACCGATAGTCATTAATCATAACTAGACAAGATGAAATCAACAGTTATCGTACTGTTCTGGTGTGTGTGGAAGAATACGACGCTCTTCGGCGATTAGTAAAcagtaagaaaaataataactcgTGTATTAATGCACTTTTAGGACGATATAGTGTTTTAATACATTGATGGACTCGTGCATCTTCAGTTCCaaataaaccttcaaatttctaaattctcaaactcctgaATACACAAATTGTAATTCGTgaacatttgaatttttaagatcTGAATTTTCTGAATCTTCAGTGATACGCTAGATATGATTCTACATTTTCCTTATATCGCAATGTACCTGCCCGAAAAATTCTGAGGGTAATCTGCCCATCACTGTATTAAAGCGACGCCATTAACGCTTCCCTTCCTGACAAAAGATCGGATTATATCATGCGCGGGGATGATTTTAAATAATCGTGAAGATAATATCTCTAAcataatgataatataataatagtaatagtattgaaatagaagaataaaataatattaacgagCACCGTCGACGATTGATCAGTTCGACGAGCCACGACGAAGAAGACTCCTAAcagttacatataaatattattaataataatcgtgATATTGGATAAACGATTCTTATCGTGTATTACATACGTCTATGtacaaaatatcgaaattcgAACATACTTAAGGCCTCTACTGGTGAACGGCTAACACTAACAGCGTTGACTAAGTGTACATGCACGATGATTAAGGCACAATCACTTCGAATTTCTTCGAAATTTGTCCAACATTGGACTACGTTATCATTCATGCGTATCCTAGTACCATCAGTCAATGGTACGATATAATTTGCGAACAGGAAGACAATTTTAATCCTCGGATCGATTAGACTTTCTCTGCGAGCTTTTCTGTTCTTGCATAACGAGACTCGTTATTTAATTTCGTGACATTCCGATTAATATCGTTTAcgttcataatttttcaatctttaatTCACATCGCATAGATCACAGCCGACTTGGATCAACGGAGTTCGCGGCGAGCATTAAAATGGGTCAAAGACGATAAATTGACATTTTAATACTTATGAATGACGATCATTAAGTCGTTGATTGTCTCAGTAAAAATTAACATACATAGACATATAATACAGTAATAGCACAGATAGTTTTATTACTGACTCTACATTACGGATCTTCGTTTACATTTTACTTCTGCCTCGATTGATTTCTTGTAGCAGGTGCATCAATCAACGCGTTAACAATGAAATCAAGTTCAATCATGAATAACTTCAGTTGGGTATAACGTAGGTCACAGCTCGTGTTCACTTTCTTGTCGCGAACCCGTTGACCATGTAAACAGTTACAGTTTCACGGTACTGGGCAATAAAAAAAGTTTCCCGTTGAAAGTGTTGAAAGCAAACAACCAGGCCTACCAGCTGCCATGGCTACGCGCAAAACCGCTACCCCCGATTTCTTCTCGTCTTTCAGCGATCAAGTCACCGCTCGTTTTCCGCAAGCTTGCTCGAACAAGTGTTTCAGACACTTAGACTAGATGCTAACAATGCATTGATTCTTCACTCCGAACCCTCATCATTTTTTCGTTAcaatacttttttttaaattatatcatcACGTGTGGAATtccgaaatatagaaatttttaaatcattcctaaatttttacatttctatactttcgaattttcatatatttccaaatcctgaatttaataatctttaaaaattttcgaattcgctaaattattaaatttctaaattttcaggagTGAACGTGAACCGTTACGTGATAATATAACAAGAATCCAGATCTATCGCACTCGTCTCGTTATGCAAAAACCTGGGAATTTCCGCTTGACAACCTGCGGCTCGGCAACAACGAATCGTCAAAAGTTTGAACACGTTTCTCGCTTCGAGGATGACACTTGAAAGATACTCTCTCTATTAATTTCCCGAGAAATTCGTTGAAGTTACATAGTTGAAAAGACGGCTACTTTTACACACGCACGCGTCTAAAAAAACTGACTCACACACACATTCGTTAACTAATCAAGCATTACgttctttttaaataaacgcCGAAATCGACTGTAATCTCGATCGTTGAACGCATCGAGATTACAGACGCGTTCGCCATCGAATAACTTACAGAACCTAACAATAAATAagcttataatttataaaataaaaagaaaagtaggCTTATAAAGAGCGAAGCCGTTTCGATGAGATTACAGGCGGTTTCAAATGTTAACGCTAGTATCAAGCGATGAGAAAATAACATTATAATAGTAGCAGCGATATTTATACTATTCAAAATAGCGATAGAaacgttaataataatattgatattaataatattaatgacaACGTGACGAGATGAGAAATGAACGGAGGATGAAACGATGAACGATGACGAATGAACGATGAAACTTACGATAAGTGTATAAACGTTAACatcgttaatattaataataataataataatattaataatccgTAGCAATAAATTGCGTTGGAGTATAGATTTACATATAGTGTAAACGTTAGCGTGTTCGCGCAATGATAACTGATGCCACCATCGGAGGTTTTTCAGTCTTCTTTGGTTGCTGGGTAACTTGGTGAGGTTGGTGGGTACGGTAGGGCTCTGCGTTTACCGCCTCGACTATATTTTCATTCTCTACCCCAGGCTTGTGTCTCTCTCTTTTcttacatcatttttattacacAATATACTCCCGTTATACTGCCACATTTCATACCAGATACTATACGGCGCAATATTAATTCTTTTCCGTACATCAACATTACATTACTTTTTTTATACATAATCGATATTGTCAGAATTTTTATTGTCATGTTATCATTCAATATTGTCGACACAACGATATTGCTAGTCAATCTTTTCAATACAATATTCATTATCAGTAttgttaattttctaaatatttattatgaacAAATAATGAGGAACACTGAGAATAAAGCCCGTCAAAAATCTCCATCAATGTAAATGCACCAATTATTATATGCATCACGTATTATACATCCGCGTGTTATACTGCGTATTTTCTCCCGACTCCTGCAATTAATTACCGCAATCGTATCCCCAAAAACATCAATACTCGTAAGTGGCAATaaaacgagagtctactgtaccgTCGCATACGAGCTTATGTACTCGTGAGGTCACTCGAAGATAGAGAGCGGTTGGCTTCCGGTCCGTTGATCCGTTGATGAGAGCCAATTGATTAATAAACGTTTAACGGGTTTATGGGTGCTCCTCTGTGTGCGCGCGAGGGCTTGATAGACCGTTGCGGACCAAGAATATAACGTCTGACGAGAACCATGCTCGCGTTACGTTATTGTCAGTATTATTACCGTTCTCCTTATTATTATGGTTTCCTGTGATACCCGTCGATCATCGCAGACACACCAGTCTTTCTCTTTCGTTGATTACCATCTTCCGTTCGACGATATTGCCGACGAACAGACTGCTCCATACATTTACCCCTCGAACATCATTTTCATCGTGTCCGTAATCTAGCCGTTCCACCGTCGTATACGGCGAGGATTTACTCCAGGTACGTGTTTTCAGGGCCGGTGCTGGGCTAGGTATTTTATATTGATGTGGATTGGGGGCTGACGGAGGGCAGGATGGAGCTTTGGaactgaggatttagggatttggcaatttggaagtttagaaacttagaaatttgggaatttgaggatttagggatttgagggttgggagatttggggatttggggatttggggatttggggatttggggatttggggatttgggaatttggggatttggggatttggggatttggggatttggggatttggggatttgaggatttgtggatttggaagtttgaggatttggagcttcaaggatttgaggattcggggattcgagcattcgaagatttgaaggtttgaggatttgaggatttgaggatttaaggattcgaGGATTCGAGGATTCGGGGATTCGAgcattcgaagatttgaaggtttgaggatttgaggatttaaggattcgaGGATTCGGGGATTCGAGCAttcaaggatttgaggatttggaggtttgaggatttggaggtttaaggatttgaggattcggggattcgagcattcaaagatttgaaggtttgaggatttaaggattcgaGGATTCAGGGATTCGAACATTCAAGCAttcaaggatttgaggatttgaggttaGGATAGTTTGAAGATGTGGTGctttaagaatttatgaatttggaaatttgtaaattagaacaTTTAGAAAAGCATAGTTTGAGCACTTGCGAATTTAGGTACAAGGAGATTCGTAACaagaaaattctacaatttcgaaatctcaaaattttcacatCACTCCACTTCACAAGAACCCACTATTCCCATACTAACTGCATGAAAGACCTATTAAAATGAATCAAACTGAAAAAGTCATAAAAtcaacgataaaaatattttgttcataAAAGTGAATTTCCTGTTGTCCACAGCCCCTACCAGCCGGCCCTGTTTTATCCGCAACCGAATGTAATCCTCCCCGGATATCGTAAGCTCAAACCGAACCAGTCGATCGTCAATACCGAACCGTGATACCTCCATCTGGCCAGACAGCCTCGTTAAATTTCTGTCCTCGCGTAAATTGAATTTTACAGCCTCGTTATCTTTCCACCGTAAATGTGCAACACTCGTAAACCTTAGGACGATCCTCTTTTACCGCTCCTTTGATTCAATCTGCACGAATTGTAATCGGCGCTCTGTTCCGCAGACTTTCTGTTCGACTGCTCTATCCTCTCGAAGGCATTACTGTCACGTTGATAAAGATGGCGAAAACGAGAATCGTATCGTAGGATCAACATCGATATTTCTTGGTCCGTGTGGACTATAAACTCGACTCGGAGTGTCAAGATGGCATAAATCGATTTTGATATTTCCACGAGATCCTTCTATTTGATACGGAAGACAAGACTATAAATTATAACTCTATAAGACGAGAAGATGTAGCTCCGATATTTCTGCAGGATCCTGGTCCGTTCGCGGAAGATGGACGACTATAACTGCTCTATTCGACTGTGGGACGATGACTGTCGAGAGAAACATGGCCCGGGAACGTTTCCATGAAGCAGGATAGCTCGAAGGAGGTTCATTCGGACAGCTGGACTCAGCTGAGCTCTCGAGGCGTCACCGAATGTCGGGCTGGGTGGTGATTGTTGCGATGATGACGCCTTGCTCGACGACACTGCACCGTGCAACAGTCGTCCACCTCTCCTACGTATTCGCCGCGTTTTATTTGATGAGTGATCGAGTTGCAGAGCGCAC
Proteins encoded in this window:
- the Agxt gene encoding alanine-glyoxylate aminotransferase: MNYKWDQLAVRKEPPKALRSKLQVPVKTLATPGPTNCSKRVLRSLQNQIIGHLQPEICQIMDEIKAGLQYVFQTNNRLTLALSASGHGGMEACLVNILEPGETVLIVKSGIWGERASDMATRIGANVELIETPHNKGLTLDELEVALAKYRPVAVFMVQAESSTGLKQPLEGFGDLVHKYDALFIVDCVASLGGEPFFMDSWNIDVTYTASQKVLGAPPGFAPISFSPRAERKLFQRKTKPVSFYWDLRILGVYWKCFDNEDRVYHHTMSATLLYGLREALAELIEEGLPASWARHAAAAARFRKGLELRGLRCYVQIPQYQLSTVISIELPPGVDERIIVQRALEKYKVEISRGLGPTVGKIIRIGFLGINASPKVVDLVLRVLDEGLIHAKKSKL